A section of the Candidatus Saganbacteria bacterium genome encodes:
- a CDS encoding BamA/TamA family outer membrane protein has translation MKKKIGVSAILLIMALLSLSFIVFAEEVDIPAKITAFEVLGNSHVPAKEILEAVFSKVNENVDQDKIKNDLKAIYALGYFKDVNASFEAFKDGTKIIYNVSENPILREISIHGNTAYPTSEIISAMGIIRGGVLNLKNIRNGIDSINKKYKKDGYTLARVVDISTDKDKVAVKLAEGVVEGISLEGNESTKDYVVLREMDTKAGKVFNEEVLSKDLRRIFNLGFFSEINPAFEPGSSSDKMILVIKIKETRTNTVNFGGGWGERDGWFGFADLAINNLMGTAQGLMVRGQAGQQLTTYQFKYSNPWFLPEKLGNRTSYTLRAWNTQGNDIYLTQQDQYNVGWDMAFGKTYKDFFGGSINFGSESISPRSGASFEAYTAPYIGATFSYDTRDVWMNPKKGVYDVLSLKQGWNVTKSSTNFFKIGLDLNGFRPAADSQVFAAHFGVGLGIGAVPLGELYWAGGPNTVRGYGLTELRRGARKIIANLEYRLTFNEMFQGVFFYDWGNAWDVGMPETEKFMAGWGPGLRLNTPLGPIRLDYGIGTAKTASDGILHFSIGQAF, from the coding sequence ATGAAGAAAAAAATTGGCGTTTCGGCGATCTTGTTGATAATGGCGTTATTATCGCTCTCATTTATCGTGTTCGCGGAAGAGGTCGATATCCCCGCGAAAATAACCGCGTTTGAAGTTTTGGGGAATTCCCATGTTCCCGCGAAGGAGATATTGGAGGCGGTATTCAGCAAGGTAAATGAAAATGTCGACCAGGACAAGATCAAGAACGACCTTAAGGCCATTTATGCCCTTGGGTATTTTAAGGATGTTAATGCTTCATTTGAGGCTTTCAAGGACGGCACGAAGATAATATACAACGTTTCGGAAAATCCCATCCTCCGCGAAATAAGCATCCATGGGAATACGGCGTATCCTACAAGTGAAATAATAAGCGCTATGGGCATTATCCGAGGCGGCGTGCTCAATCTAAAAAATATCAGGAACGGCATTGATTCGATAAATAAAAAATATAAAAAAGACGGATATACCTTGGCAAGGGTAGTTGACATCTCAACAGATAAGGACAAAGTTGCGGTTAAGCTTGCCGAGGGTGTAGTCGAGGGGATAAGCCTTGAAGGAAATGAATCGACCAAAGACTATGTTGTTTTGCGCGAGATGGACACGAAGGCGGGAAAAGTCTTCAATGAAGAAGTGCTTTCAAAAGATTTAAGAAGGATATTCAACTTGGGATTTTTCTCCGAGATCAATCCGGCTTTTGAGCCGGGCTCGTCAAGCGATAAGATGATCTTAGTCATCAAAATAAAAGAAACGAGGACCAATACTGTGAATTTCGGAGGCGGCTGGGGGGAGCGCGACGGCTGGTTCGGGTTTGCCGACCTTGCGATCAACAATTTAATGGGTACAGCCCAGGGGCTTATGGTCCGCGGACAAGCAGGCCAGCAGCTCACGACTTACCAATTCAAATATTCAAATCCCTGGTTTTTGCCCGAAAAACTCGGGAACAGGACATCGTATACATTGCGAGCATGGAATACCCAGGGGAACGATATTTACTTGACCCAGCAGGACCAGTACAATGTCGGCTGGGATATGGCTTTCGGTAAAACTTACAAGGATTTTTTTGGGGGCAGCATCAACTTCGGATCCGAAAGCATCTCTCCCAGAAGCGGAGCGTCTTTTGAGGCGTATACTGCGCCGTATATCGGAGCCACTTTCTCGTATGATACGCGAGATGTCTGGATGAATCCCAAAAAAGGCGTTTATGACGTTTTGTCATTGAAACAAGGTTGGAATGTTACCAAGTCATCGACAAATTTCTTCAAGATCGGTTTGGACCTGAATGGTTTCAGGCCGGCAGCCGATTCCCAGGTCTTTGCGGCTCATTTTGGGGTTGGGCTTGGCATTGGCGCGGTTCCTCTTGGCGAACTTTATTGGGCAGGGGGGCCGAATACTGTCCGAGGGTACGGGTTAACCGAGCTGCGCCGGGGAGCAAGGAAAATTATTGCAAACCTCGAATACAGGTTGACGTTCAACGAAATGTTCCAAGGTGTCTTTTTCTACGATTGGGGAAATGCTTGGGATGTCGGCATGCCAGAGACCGAAAAATTTATGGCGGGGTGGGGGCCGGGATTGCGGCTTAACACGCCTCTAGGGCCTATTCGTTTGGATTACGGGATCGGCACGGCAAAGACCGCCTCCGATGGTATCTTGCACTTCAGCATTGGTCAAGCCTTTTAA
- a CDS encoding ORF6N domain-containing protein yields MKQTMPEEIIERRIYLIRGHKIMLDRDLAELYGVETYNLNKAVKRNKERFPEDFMSQLSKEEYKALRFQIGILKRGHHSKFLPYAFTELGISMLSSVLRSKRAIAVNIQIMRTFAKLREILSSHKDLRRKIEEMESKYDYQFKAVFDAIKALMDEPASKTGKIGFLK; encoded by the coding sequence ATGAAACAAACAATGCCGGAAGAAATAATTGAAAGAAGGATCTATTTGATAAGAGGGCATAAGATCATGCTTGATCGTGATCTAGCCGAACTTTATGGAGTTGAGACTTATAACCTTAATAAAGCTGTTAAGAGGAACAAAGAAAGGTTCCCTGAGGATTTTATGTCCCAACTTTCAAAAGAAGAATACAAAGCTTTAAGATTCCAAATTGGAATCCTAAAAAGAGGGCATCATTCAAAGTTTCTGCCATATGCATTTACGGAATTGGGTATTTCCATGCTTTCTTCTGTTCTGCGAAGCAAAAGAGCGATAGCTGTCAATATCCAAATTATGAGAACCTTCGCAAAATTGAGAGAAATTCTATCTTCACATAAAGACTTGCGGAGAAAGATCGAAGAAATGGAATCAAAATATGATTATCAATTTAAAGCAGTTTTCGACGCTATCAAAGCGCTGATGGATGAGCCAGCGAGCAAAACGGGCAAAATTGGGTTTTTGAAATAA
- a CDS encoding four helix bundle protein, whose amino-acid sequence MLATSNFKTNNNIQIPNIEQKEAKPRDLRERLFRFSVDILFICKKLPNSAEFENIKKQLSKSVTSIAANFEEADGALSKKDFINKLSIARKEAKETKYWLRVLGEIHLNEIDYYLDESEQIIKILSSILFKSGYRSRLNNLQS is encoded by the coding sequence ATGCTTGCAACTTCCAACTTCAAAACAAATAATAATATCCAAATTCCAAATATCGAACAAAAAGAAGCCAAGCCGAGGGATTTAAGGGAAAGGCTTTTTAGGTTTTCGGTGGATATATTATTTATATGCAAGAAATTGCCAAATTCTGCTGAATTTGAAAACATCAAAAAGCAGCTATCTAAATCGGTCACTTCGATTGCCGCAAATTTTGAAGAAGCCGATGGCGCCCTTTCAAAAAAGGATTTTATCAATAAGTTAAGCATCGCCAGAAAAGAAGCGAAAGAGACAAAATACTGGCTTAGAGTATTGGGCGAGATCCATTTAAATGAAATTGATTATTATTTAGATGAATCCGAACAAATAATTAAAATATTGAGCTCAATCCTGTTCAAGTCCGGTTATAGATCACGATTGAATAACTTGCAATCCTAG
- a CDS encoding PorV/PorQ family protein — translation MAKLQLLNKIFLIIIAAALGASPAFAQSDQAGTSGSAFLKLDQSVKAAGLGGAFAALANDPSAIYYNPAGLQMLKNKKLSFTNTNWLVGSNYSTICYAQPSGGSDTFGGSVSYLNYGSIQETTAVSRTGTGRSFAPVSYLGILSWARNMRWGYLGVSAKLLQQNIDSYSENGVGVDAGILSATPMEYLRFGASVLNLGWSGDKVLPYTILMGLAYETNFGLDILADMRIPRDALSTIHLGVEYAPIPLLSLRGGINTKANDEAGGNYSLGLGLNLSALNIDYAYVPYADLGATHRIGMEAKF, via the coding sequence TTGGCAAAATTGCAGTTATTAAATAAAATATTTTTAATAATAATCGCTGCCGCTTTAGGCGCTTCACCGGCGTTCGCGCAAAGCGACCAGGCAGGGACATCCGGCAGTGCGTTCTTAAAACTTGACCAAAGCGTCAAGGCGGCGGGGCTCGGGGGAGCGTTTGCCGCCTTGGCCAATGACCCTTCGGCGATCTATTATAATCCCGCGGGGCTCCAGATGCTGAAAAACAAAAAACTTTCTTTTACAAACACAAATTGGCTTGTCGGTTCGAATTATTCAACTATTTGCTATGCCCAGCCGTCGGGAGGCTCCGATACGTTTGGAGGCTCGGTTTCTTATCTTAATTATGGAAGCATACAAGAAACAACGGCAGTTTCCCGGACGGGGACTGGGAGGTCTTTTGCTCCTGTTTCATATCTTGGGATATTATCTTGGGCGAGGAATATGAGATGGGGGTATTTGGGGGTAAGCGCAAAACTCCTCCAGCAGAATATCGATTCATACAGCGAAAACGGCGTCGGGGTTGATGCCGGTATTTTGAGCGCGACACCTATGGAGTACCTAAGATTTGGAGCATCTGTCTTGAATTTGGGATGGAGCGGAGATAAAGTCCTCCCTTATACTATCTTGATGGGCCTTGCCTATGAAACAAACTTTGGTTTGGATATATTAGCCGATATGCGAATTCCAAGAGATGCGTTATCGACCATACATTTAGGAGTCGAATATGCTCCAATTCCGCTTTTATCTTTAAGAGGAGGGATCAACACGAAAGCAAACGACGAAGCAGGCGGGAATTACAGTTTAGGGTTGGGGCTTAACCTTTCTGCTTTGAATATTGATTATGCATATGTCCCTTATGCCGACCTCGGGGCAACACATAGGATAGGAATGGAGGCCAAATTTTAA
- a CDS encoding carboxypeptidase regulatory-like domain-containing protein: protein MTNRKLVFWILILGFTTLVVGCGKLSNSPNIVSLANQGEISGKIYSLSASNYYADKFVPIPGAKVTVGTIEVIASADGSYKISGVQAGEMQITATAEGFSANTIKANRNVINFYLQGGSSSTEKGTATITGTIYGLPSGISSVYGSAISAAKGSSSSSYDPSLYKYTITGAPDDGETYVFAYYSTYEAGLNRRVYSYKKVSMTSASREVDLDFAASDKSLVVNIKNKQGLVPGTLYAHLYNGYRLLLSGLYNKSQTQEGTVNISKIPALEPGDSYSVNIYASGTAAGDITSINLYKNSLTAGQSVDLDISTIPDFKINSPTSGETLSSHPTFAWEPISDDKTLYVVYLYPTDSYSTIWWGMTKSSSITLPEAVILNSGGYKWSVAVLNASNLDPADIIPSISQSSYNWIIGSSMRSFTYAK, encoded by the coding sequence ATGACAAATCGAAAATTGGTTTTTTGGATTTTGATATTAGGATTTACCACGTTAGTGGTCGGTTGCGGGAAATTATCTAACTCTCCAAATATAGTAAGCCTTGCAAACCAAGGCGAAATATCAGGTAAAATTTACAGCCTTTCTGCTTCAAATTACTATGCCGATAAATTTGTCCCAATCCCGGGGGCAAAGGTCACGGTTGGGACAATAGAAGTTATTGCGTCGGCGGACGGGTCTTATAAAATTTCAGGGGTGCAGGCAGGGGAAATGCAAATAACGGCAACTGCTGAAGGGTTTTCGGCTAATACAATTAAAGCAAACAGGAATGTGATAAATTTCTATCTTCAAGGCGGATCATCGTCAACTGAAAAAGGAACAGCAACAATTACCGGAACAATTTATGGCTTGCCTTCGGGAATTTCCAGTGTTTATGGAAGTGCGATTTCCGCTGCAAAAGGCTCTTCAAGCTCAAGTTATGACCCCTCATTATACAAGTACACGATCACTGGCGCCCCTGATGATGGGGAAACCTATGTTTTTGCATATTATTCAACTTACGAAGCAGGGTTAAATAGGAGAGTTTACTCGTATAAAAAAGTCAGCATGACGTCCGCGAGCCGCGAGGTTGATCTGGATTTCGCGGCCTCCGACAAATCCTTGGTCGTAAATATTAAAAACAAGCAGGGACTTGTTCCGGGAACATTGTATGCGCACCTTTATAATGGATATAGGCTCCTGCTTTCCGGGCTTTACAATAAAAGCCAGACGCAAGAAGGGACTGTTAATATTTCGAAGATCCCCGCGCTTGAACCAGGGGACAGTTATTCGGTAAATATATATGCCTCGGGAACGGCCGCAGGCGATATAACCTCGATAAATTTATATAAAAACAGCCTGACTGCAGGGCAAAGTGTTGATCTAGACATATCGACAATTCCTGATTTTAAGATCAATAGCCCAACTAGCGGCGAAACTCTATCAAGCCATCCGACTTTCGCGTGGGAGCCGATAAGCGATGATAAAACTTTATATGTAGTTTATCTGTATCCTACCGACTCTTATAGCACAATTTGGTGGGGAATGACGAAAAGCAGTTCCATAACGCTTCCTGAAGCAGTCATATTAAACAGTGGCGGGTACAAATGGTCTGTGGCAGTCCTAAATGCCTCAAACTTAGATCCTGCGGATATAATCCCGTCAATTTCACAATCATCTTATAATTGGATAATTGGATCGTCAATGAGGAGCTTTACTTATGCGAAATAA
- a CDS encoding DUF1016 domain-containing protein yields the protein MKSKKTDQNRYDKLINSIGILLNNAREKAFQQVNSILVKTYWEIGRHIIVYEQENNLRAEYGSKLLDQIAHDLKENNGKGFSRSNVIYMRLLYKKHPISQTLSDQLSWSHFVELLGVEDDLARSFYEKECLSNRWSVRELRRQIDSMLFERLALSRDKKGILELAVKGHKIEKPEDMVKNPYVLEFLGIPKDYKYSEKELEQKVIDNMQEFLMELGKGFSFVARQFRITLGNKHFYVDLVFYHRILKCYVLIDLKLNAVSHQDVGQMNMYLNYFKKEEMHEGDNGPIGIVLGAEKNHVLVEYALGGISNKLFASKYRLSLPDKKLLQGAMEKFVVGS from the coding sequence ATGAAAAGCAAAAAAACAGACCAAAATCGCTACGACAAATTAATAAATTCCATAGGAATATTGCTTAATAATGCTCGTGAAAAAGCTTTTCAGCAAGTAAATAGTATATTGGTAAAAACATATTGGGAGATTGGAAGGCACATAATCGTTTATGAACAAGAAAATAATCTCAGAGCCGAGTATGGGTCAAAACTGCTAGATCAGATCGCTCATGATTTGAAGGAAAATAATGGAAAAGGATTCAGTCGAAGTAATGTTATATATATGAGACTGTTATACAAGAAGCATCCAATAAGTCAGACACTGTCTGACCAATTGAGCTGGAGTCATTTCGTAGAATTGCTGGGCGTAGAGGATGACCTGGCCCGTTCTTTTTACGAGAAGGAGTGTTTGTCTAACCGATGGAGCGTCAGAGAGCTTAGGCGACAGATCGATTCAATGCTTTTCGAGAGATTAGCCTTAAGCAGAGACAAAAAAGGGATTCTTGAGCTGGCCGTCAAAGGGCATAAAATAGAAAAACCGGAGGACATGGTCAAAAATCCATATGTATTGGAATTCTTGGGGATCCCAAAGGATTACAAGTACTCGGAAAAAGAACTTGAGCAAAAAGTTATTGATAATATGCAAGAATTTTTGATGGAATTAGGCAAAGGATTTTCTTTTGTAGCGCGTCAATTTCGTATTACTTTGGGCAACAAGCATTTTTATGTTGATCTGGTGTTTTACCATCGGATCTTAAAATGCTATGTGCTGATCGACCTTAAGCTTAATGCGGTTTCGCATCAGGATGTAGGGCAGATGAATATGTATCTCAATTATTTCAAGAAAGAAGAAATGCATGAGGGCGACAATGGGCCGATCGGAATAGTTTTGGGCGCAGAGAAGAATCACGTTCTTGTTGAGTATGCATTAGGCGGGATATCAAATAAACTGTTTGCTTCAAAATATCGATTATCTTTGCCGGATAAGAAGCTTTTGCAAGGCGCCATGGAGAAATTTGTTGTCGGTAGTTAA